The DNA sequence ATCATTAAAGAGGAAATCTCAAATAATAAGGCAATATTCAGAAGGAAGAGGGACTCTGCCATATTCCTGATTATTGGGGCTACATCTCTTGGCAGATGTATGCCAACATCTAGTTGCGATCCTATTACTACTGCAGTGAATACGAATGCAATTAGAAAAAAGACGGTGTAGCCGATATTTTTCTCAACAGTTGGTATTGAGAGGACTGTATAAAGCATAAGCAGTATGACAATTCCGAGAAAAATGGTTATCAATACTGAAGATACTGGCATCCCTAAAAATAGTATAAACACGTTGAGCAACGTCGCGAAAATGATAAGAATAAATGCAATAAGAGAAGAAAAGAAATATTTCCACTCAGATTCTTTATACTCATCAGATATAAATGGAAGCATGTCCTCCTTTATTTTTCTTTGTGCCCATGAAAAAATGAGAAAGGCCCCCATCGCCGAGGCAAGTAAAAGATTGGACACGGTCGGCATTCCTATTATTCTTGCGATAATTGACACAGCTATAATTGTAAAAAGAGAGACAAATGCAACCCATGAAATCTTTTTACCTATCATCTACACCTCCGGACTCATAGAGCTTATAACGACCGCAAACCCCAGATGGGCAAGAGGTAGCATCACGAAAGCAACTAGGTACATTATCAGTATAGAGGAGCCTTCACCACCTCCTGTATTGATCATACTCATGACAGATACCATCACTATGAGAAAAAGCGGGGCGGCCACAACAACGGTGACATAACTCTCTGCAAGCACTCCAAGGGTTTCCAGAAATTCTTTTTGAATTCTTCTGTTCTCACGCATGTACTCATCTGATTTTACAAAAAAATATTTTTTCAAGTCGCCTCCTGAAGTAACAGTAGTTATTGCCCCTTGGATAAACTCCTGAAATTTTATTGAGGGAGTTCTGTTTGCCGCATTTCTAAGGGCGGTAACTATGTCTATATTGAATATGGACATGTCCCTGTAAATCCATGCAGCTTCTTTTTGCACTTCCCCATAGATTGGTTGTTCTGCAAGGCTTTTAAATGCAAGTGCAGGTATGACGCCGGCAGACGCCATGGCCGCCAGAAAATTCAATGCATAAGGGAGTTTGTTGCCTATGTCCTTCTTTCTTGCATTTGCCCTGCTTTCGGGTACCATCATCGTTATTAAGTAAGTTATAGCCCCTATGAGTATGGGTGATAGGATGACTATAACCAGTAGCTTAGTGGGAAGGACTATCCCCATCCCGGGCAGAACATAATGGTATATTAGAATAAAAGCAATGCCTGCCAGTGCTCCAATCAAGCCATTCATCCATGCATATGAGATATATGCTTCCGGCCTGACTTCCATATATGCTCTCTCAATAGCTCTCTTTACATACTCAATCTGGGGAGATTTCGACGCTTTTTTTCCCAGCAGTCTATAGCAAATACTTTGATACCTATTCAGCGGCATCTATCCCTCCCTCTTTTGTTTCTCCAATTTCTTTTGACTGCCCCTCTGTTTCCATGAACATCTCTTCTTCAACTGTTTCTTCCTTCAATTCTTTTTCTTCTAACTTTTCCTCCGGTCTCTCCAGAAGTTTCTCTTCTATTCCCGCTTCTTTTACTTCCTCTCGTGTTTCAACAGTTCCCTTCACTCTTTTCATCATAGCATCAGGATCCTTATAATATGCGGCTATTACCTCTCCTACTTCCACATAATTTTTTATGCCGCTATCAACCATCCATCTGATAACATCCCTTTTTCTATTGAATTCCTCATTCAGTTCATTATCTGTCCAGTTCCGCTGTTCTGCTACGCTATCCATTACATGTCCTTTTCCATAATAATCAAATGCATCTTTCCTTGGATTCCAGCTGAATACCTCATTTGTGAGAATATCATCGGTTGTGGGGTCTATACCTACAATCTCAACAATTTTCTTGATTCTCCTAACCCTTTTTCTTCCTATCCTCATTATCCCCTGTATAGCCACAATATTAAGTGACTGTACCTGTATTCGTGGGATATTTATAGGGTCGCCTTCCAGTCTGTGGACAACCGAAAATATTGAGTCAGCATGCATGGTTGAGTATACGGTATGTCCTGTTGCCATTGCCTGGAACAGGACAACAGCTTCTTTCCCTCTTATTTCTCCAACTAGGATATATTCGGGACGCTGTCTCAGGGCGGCTTTCAGCAAATCGAACATGCCCACTTTACTTCCCTCGCCGGATTCTGCTGTTCCCTCTCTCGTTATCGATGCTATCCAATTCGGATGCGGAAGGTTTATCTCTCTTGTATCTTCAATCGATATAATTTTCATTTGTGGCGGGATAAAAAGGCATAATGCATTCAGTGAAGTTGTTTTTCCAGAGGCTGTACCACCTGCAAGTACCGCAGATGCACCATTTTCAATGGCCATCCAGAAATACGCAGCAATTTCCGGTGATATTGTGTTGTATTCTACAAGATGACTGGGCGTAAACGGATCTTCCCTGAATCTCCTGATGGTAAAATTAGAACCCATTGACGAGACCTCCCTTGCAAGGCATGCCTGTATTCTGGAGCCGTCGGGCATGGTCGCATCCATCAGAGGGCGGGCTATGGAGATATGCCTCCCGCATTTCTGGGCAAGCTGAATCACAAAACTATCTAGTTCCATCTCACCGGTAAACAAGATGCTTGTCTTTAACGATTCATAATTTCTGTGATAAACGTAAATTGGAACACGAGGTGCATCACAGGAAATATCTTCTATCATCGGGTCATGCATTAGAACATCTATTTTTCCATAGCCAAGAAAATCTCTTATGATATAATACATTATTTTCTCTTTTGGTGTGTCGTCTACAACGATTGAATAATCACTAATTATTCTATCAACATTTTTCTTTAGGTGATCTCTTGCTTCGTCCTCGCTGAATTCCGTGAGCTCCACGTTCATCGTCTTTATGAGTGTCTCTTTTAAAAATTCGAATATTTTTTTCTCTTCTATAGATAGGGTCGGTTCCAATATTTCATATATATATTCGTGATTGAGGTTGTTAAAAATTACCCTTACATATGAAAATGGTTTATTTATCGGGTGGAGTTCCACCACTTCTATATTTTCATCTTTTGGGGGCGAAAGATCAACCATTTCCTTGAGTTCACCCAGTATCTCATCTATTTCTTTTCCAGATTTCAATTCAAAAAGTCTACCCCTTGCCTTTGCTTTTTCCTCTATCCGATGGAGGTTTATCAGCCCTTCGATTATATTCTTCCTGGTAGAGAGTCTTTTTCCTACATCAAGACCTTCTATCAACTCCGCTGCCTTCTTTTTTTCTTCTTTCTTCTGGACAAACATTTCCTTCTTTTCCATTCGAGCACCAGATATCTTAAACATAAACTCTTTGTATTTATAAGTTATTATTTTTAACAAGACGGTGTTAGTGTTTTCTTTATAAGGTGCAATTTGCCAAGCCCAGTTTCACTCCATATTCCTTATTATTTCTTCTGCCATCTCTATCGTTGAGGAGTTGCCCCCCATGTCATATGTTCTGATCTTCCCTTCCCTTATTGTTGTTGCAATAGCATTTTCCAGTTTATCTGCCATCTTTTTTTCTCCAAGCCAGC is a window from the Candidatus Thermoplasmatota archaeon genome containing:
- a CDS encoding type II/IV secretion system ATPase subunit; the encoded protein is MEKKEMFVQKKEEKKKAAELIEGLDVGKRLSTRKNIIEGLINLHRIEEKAKARGRLFELKSGKEIDEILGELKEMVDLSPPKDENIEVVELHPINKPFSYVRVIFNNLNHEYIYEILEPTLSIEEKKIFEFLKETLIKTMNVELTEFSEDEARDHLKKNVDRIISDYSIVVDDTPKEKIMYYIIRDFLGYGKIDVLMHDPMIEDISCDAPRVPIYVYHRNYESLKTSILFTGEMELDSFVIQLAQKCGRHISIARPLMDATMPDGSRIQACLAREVSSMGSNFTIRRFREDPFTPSHLVEYNTISPEIAAYFWMAIENGASAVLAGGTASGKTTSLNALCLFIPPQMKIISIEDTREINLPHPNWIASITREGTAESGEGSKVGMFDLLKAALRQRPEYILVGEIRGKEAVVLFQAMATGHTVYSTMHADSIFSVVHRLEGDPINIPRIQVQSLNIVAIQGIMRIGRKRVRRIKKIVEIVGIDPTTDDILTNEVFSWNPRKDAFDYYGKGHVMDSVAEQRNWTDNELNEEFNRKRDVIRWMVDSGIKNYVEVGEVIAAYYKDPDAMMKRVKGTVETREEVKEAGIEEKLLERPEEKLEEKELKEETVEEEMFMETEGQSKEIGETKEGGIDAAE
- a CDS encoding type II secretion system F family protein — translated: MPLNRYQSICYRLLGKKASKSPQIEYVKRAIERAYMEVRPEAYISYAWMNGLIGALAGIAFILIYHYVLPGMGIVLPTKLLVIVILSPILIGAITYLITMMVPESRANARKKDIGNKLPYALNFLAAMASAGVIPALAFKSLAEQPIYGEVQKEAAWIYRDMSIFNIDIVTALRNAANRTPSIKFQEFIQGAITTVTSGGDLKKYFFVKSDEYMRENRRIQKEFLETLGVLAESYVTVVVAAPLFLIVMVSVMSMINTGGGEGSSILIMYLVAFVMLPLAHLGFAVVISSMSPEV